The Sphingomonas naphthae nucleotide sequence CGTAATGGATGCGCTTCCACGTCGAGGCAAGCCAGCTCACTTTGTACATCCACTGCGAGTGCAGGACGAAGCGGTGGAGGACGTACCACACGACCGGGAACAGCAGGATCGCCGCCGCTACCGAGGCGAGCGTCTGCACCAGCGGCGCCGGGTTCGCGACCCACACGCCCACGCCGACAGCCGCCAGCCCCAGATAGAGAAGGATCGCCGGATATTGCAGATAGGCGACCACGAGTTCCTTCAGCGTCATCCGATCGAGGTGATGGCGGCGCTTCCAGAAGGAGGGGCGGGCGGTGGCAGTGGTCACGGGCGATCCTCGAAGCTCTGACGGGGCCGGCGCATACGCGCAGCCGGCCGAATATGGCATCGGCCCCTGAACCTGCAATGAGGCACTTTTCGGGCGGGATCAAAGCCGAAGCGTGCGCGCCGCCTTGCCGAAGGCCAGTTTGTCGGATGGGGCGAGGCCGAAGCGCGCCGCGACCCACAGGAGCGGCGGCCAGGCGGCAAACAGGATCAGCCCCTCCAGCCACAAGGGCAGGCTCCGCAGCGCCAGCCACAGCAGCGGGAAGACCGCGCATACCGCAAGGGTGACGATCAGGGTCCGCAGGAACGGTGGCTGGAAGCCGTGCAGCTTTTCATGCCGCACCAGCTGCGCGACGGCGAAGGCCGCCACCGTCACCTGCCCCACCGCCACCGCCACGGCGATACCGATCACGCCGAGCGTGGGTGCTGCTATGAACAGCGCCAGCGCCGCCGTCGCCACGCCGAGCGCAGTGTTGGTGACCTGCTGGAAGCGGCCGGCGATCACCTGCTGGATCGCCCCCGCCGGCCCCAACGCCGCCTCGGCCGCGCGGGCGGCGGTGAGGATGGCCAGGATCGGCCAGGCCGCCTCGCTGCCATGGGCGAAGGTGGCGAGCAGCGCCGGCCCGATCGCGATCAGCGCGGCGGCGGTGGGCGCCGCCACCGCCAGCGAGACGCGCACCGCGAAGCCGTAGAGCGATTCGATCGTCCCCCGCTCGCCGCGCGCCGCCGCCGAGGCGACGGGGGCGAGGACGTAGTTGAAGGTCTGCCGCACGATCTGGACGATCGAGGCGACCTTGCGGGCGATGGCGTAGAGGCCCGAGGCCGCCGCGCCCGCCGCGCCGGGCGCGAGGAAATTGGCCAGCACGGTCGGCAGATCGGTGAACATCCGGGCGAGGATGTTGGCGGGCAGCACCGACGTGCCCGACCAGAAGAGGTTGGCCATCATCGCTTTGTCGCACCGCGTGCCCAGCACCTCGGCCAGCGGGACATAGCGGTTGAGCAGGCGCAACGAGAGGGCGGCGGTGATGGCGAGGCTGCACAGATGGGCCGAGAGCAGGCCGAGCGTCGTCAGCCCCAGCCCCGCGAAAATCCCCGCCATGATGAGCCGGGCGACCTGTTCCCACAGGATGCGCAGCCGGATTTCGGGGCCGAAGGCGTGCGCCGCGCGCAGCGCCGACGTCGCCACCTCGATCGTCGCCCACAAGGGCAAGGCCCAGGCGAACAGGCGGATCGCGGTGACGAGACGCGGCAGATCGGCGGCGGCGACGTTCAGGATCGGCGCGATCAGCGGCGCGGCGAGGCTGACGATTCCGGCGACCAGGATGTTCGGCCCCACCCCCAGCAGCAGCGCGCCGCGCACCGCCGCCGCGCGCTGCTGGCTCGTCTCCGCCTGCGGCAGCACCCGTTGCAAGGCGCTGGTCTGGCCGAGATCGAAGATATTCTCGGCGAGGTTCACCAGGCTCCACAGCACCATGTAGAGCCCGTAGGTGGGCAAGCCGAACAGCCAGGTGTAGGCCGGCTGCGCGATCACCTCGATCACCGCGCCCAGCCGCGCCGCCGCGACCGAGCCGACGCCCTTGGCGGCCTTGCGCCGGGCGGCGTGCGACTCGTCTATCGGCGAAGCGACCGGCGCGTCGCTCATTCCTCGGTGCGGATGAGGACCGTCTCGCCGATCAGCAGGAACAGGACGAACGGCGCCCAGGCGGCGAGGATCGGCGGATAGGCGCCGAGATTGCCCATCGCGAGGCCGAAATTATCGGCCACGAAGTAAGCGAAGCCCAGCCCCATGCCGATCACCGCGCGGATGAAGAGCTTGCCCGACCGCGCCAGACCGAAGCCCGCGACCCCCGCCAGCAGCGGCATCAGGATCGACGACATCGGCCCCGAAATCTTGTGCCACAGCACGGTCTCGAGGCTGGCGGTGGGCCGGCCGGCGGCCTTCAGATCGGCGATGGCGGTCGCCAGTGCCCCGAAGGAGCGGCTGTCGCCGTCGACGCTCGACAGAGTGAAGCGATCGGCCGTGATATCCTTGCCGACGATCATGTCGGGCAAGCGGCGCATCACGCCCTGCGTCACGTCGAACTCGTTGGCGCCGCGCAACTGCCAGCCGCCCGGCACCTGCACCGCGCTGTCCGAATGGACGATCTTGGTGAGGCTCGGCCCGTTGCGGTCGTAATAGGTGATGCCTTGCAGCTTGGTGGCGGCGCCCCGGCCGATCGCCTGATCGACGTGGATCAGATCGTCGTTGATGCGCACCCACACGTCCACCGCCGCATCGCGCGAGGGCGGCACGGGGCCGTATTTCACCTGCTGCCATGCCGTCAGCGTGGCGGTGGCGCGGGTGACGATGCGATCGTTGAACCCGAAGGACAGCGCGGCGATGACGACGCTGGCCAGCACCAGCGGCGCGAGGATCTGGTGGGCCGAGACGCCCGCCGCCTTCATCGCGATCACTTCGCTGTTCTGGTTGAGCGTGGCGAGCGTGATGAGCGTGCCGAGCAACACCGCGAAGGGCAGGAACCGCGCCACCAACTGCGGCGCGCGCAGCGACACATAATACCACAGCTGCGCGTCGCCATTGCCCGGATAGGCGAGGACGTCACCCGATTCGCCGAGCAGGTCGAGCGTCATCAGGATCAGCACGAGGCCCGCCAGCACCGACAGCGAGCGCACCACGAACAGCCGCGACATGTAGAGGCTGATCGTGCGCGAGGCGAAGAATTTCAGGTTCATGCGGGCACCGCCGCCGCCTTGCGGTTGCGGCGTTTGAGCCAGCGGCCGACCATCTTGCCCAGCTTGTCGAACTGCCGCTCCAGCGCGCCGATCGGCTGGCCGCCCGGCACCTGCGTCAAGGTACGGTACATCCACCAGACGAGGCCGGAGAAGAGGAAGAAGGGCACCCACAGAGCGATTATCGGCTCCACCTTGCCCAGCGCCCCCAGCGCCGAGGCATATTCGTTCACCTTGTGATAGGCGACGATCATCACGATCGACAGGAACACGCCCAGCGCCGAGGTCGATCGCTTGGGCGGCACCGCCAGCGCCACCGCCAGCAGCGGCAACAGCAGCATCATCGCCACCTCGACCATGCGGAAATGGAATTCGGCGCGGCTTTCGTTGCGCAATTTCTGCTCGGGCGCCTTGTGCCCCAGCACCGCCAGCTCGGGGATGGTCAGCTCGCCGTCCCGCCCGCCGCGCTGGCGGAAGCTCTCCATGCGCGGCAGATCGATCGGCAGATCGTGGCTCTGGAAGTTCAGCACGCGCGGCGTGACGAAGCCCGGCGCGTTGTGGACCAGCACGCCGTTGGTCAGCCGCAGGATGATCGTATTGGGGTCGTCGGTCGCCATGAACTGGCCGCCCGCCGCCGTCACCGCCAGCGTCTTGCCGTCCTCGCTCTCAGCCCGCACGAAGATGCCGGTCAGCTTGCGCCCGCTCTCGCGGCTCTCCTCCACCCGGAGCGTCATCCGCCGGCCGAGCTTGGTGAACTCGCCCACCTTGATCGACGCGCCCAGCGCGCCCGACCGCAGCTCGTAGCGCAGCCCCTCATAGGCGTAGCGCGCATAAGGCTGGACGAAGCCGACGATGGCGAGGTTGAGCCCCGCCAGCGCGATCGCGAAGACATAGGGCGTGCGTAGCAGGCGGCGATAGCTGAAGCCGCAGGCCAGCAGCACGTCCAGCTCGGACGAGGTCGCCAGCCGCCGGAACGCCAGCAATATGCCCAGCATCAGCCCGATCGGGATGCCGAGCGACATATATTCGGGGATCATGTTGGCCAGCATCCGCCACACGACGCTGACCGGCCCGCCCTCCGACGCGACGAAGTCGAACAGGCGGAGCATCTTGTCGAGCAGGAACAGCATCGTCGCGATCACCAGCGTGGCGATCAGCGGAACGGTGATGAGCCGGGCCAGGTAACGATCGATCAGCGCGGTTTTCAAAATGATGTCGCCCCGTCACCATGTTCTGGCCGCAATCGCACGCCACTTGTCCACTGCGAAGGGGGCCGTTTCCGCCCAACCCAGGTCGCTTGGGTGGGCGCTATAGCTTCCAGGAGTCTGTCGGTCATGTTGAAACTGCGTATTGCCGCCCTTGCCGCCGCCCTCGTATCGACGGGGTCGATCGGTGCTGGGTCCAGCAAGGCGGCGGTGCTCGGCCCTGAGGCGCAGGTCTGCAACGAGGCGCACCGCCCGGCGATGCTGGTCAAGGTCACCGGCCTGAAGGCACGCACCGGCGTGATTCGCGTCCAGTCCTACGGTGGCGATCCGGCCAATTTCTTCGACAAGGGCAGCTACCTCAAGCGCATCGAGGTCCGCGCGCCGGCCTCGGGCACGATCGAGGTGTGCGTGCCGGTCGAGCGCGAGGGCGTCTACGCCGTCTCGGTGCGGCACGACGTCAACGGATCGGGCAAGAGCGACATGTCCGATGGTGGCGGCATGTCCGGCAACCCCGATCTCTCGATGTGGGACGTGATGTTCAAGCGCAAGCCCGATCCCGCCCGCGTGTCGGTGCGGGTCCGCGACGGCATCGCCGTCGTGCCGGTCACCCTGCGCTACCTCCAGGGCGGCAGTTTCAAGCCCGTCAAACGTGAAGGCTGATTCTTAGTGGCGCTCGTGGCCCTCCTGTCGAACCCTCGCTCCACGGGCAATCGCTCGCTGCTGCCGCGCATCCGCAGCTTCTGCGCCGCGAACGCCGACATCTTCCATTACGAGGTGGAGACGATCGAGCAGATCGGCCCCGCGCTCAAGACGATCGCCCGCGTGGCGCCGCGCATCCTCGTCATCAACGGTGGCGACGGCACGGTGCAGGCGACGCTGACCGAGCTTCACCACGGCGGCCATTTCGGCAATTCGCCGCCGCTCGTCGCGGTGCTGCCCAACGGCAAGACCAATCTGATCGCGCTCGACCTGGGCGCCACCGGCGATCCGATCGAGGCGCTGGAGCGGGTGATGGAGATCGCGCGCGGCGGGATCGAGGGCGATCATCGCGTCGAGCGCGAACTCATCAGCCTTTCGGACGGCGAGCCCGGCGGGCGGCCGGTGCTGGGCATGTTCCTCGGCGGCGCGGGTCTGGCCGATTCGATGCTCTACTGCCGCCACAAGATTTATCCGCTGGGGCTGCCCAACGGCTTGAGCCATGTGCTGACGGCCTTCGCGGTGCTGCTGTCGCTGGTCCTCGGCCTGCGCTTCGCCTTCCTGCCGCCGCGTCCGTCGCCGGTGAAGGTGTCGCTGATCCGCCAGGGCGAGATCGCCGGCCGCTTCTCGCTGCTGATCGTCACCACGCTGCAACGGATGCTGCTGGGCTCGACCACGTCGGGCGGCCATTCGCGGCTGGGCGCGCTGCAACTGATGCTGGTCGATCAGAGCCCGATGGCGCTGCTGCGGGCCTTGTTCGCCGGCTTCTCGGGCAGCCTCGGCCGCCAGTCGATGGTGGGCGTGCATGTCGAGCGCGGCGACGAGATCCGCATCGAGGGCGAACGCTCCAGCGTGATCCTCGATGGCGAGATCTTTCAGGCGAAGGCGGGCCGGCCGATCGTGCTGACCCACACCGCGCCGCTGCCCTTCCTCCGCCTCGCGGCTTGACCGGGGCGCTCGAAGGGCTGGTCGCGGCGGAACTCGCCCGGCCGGTCGACCCCCGCATCACCGCCATGGCCGCCGCCATCGCCGCCCGCCATCCGGGCGCCGAGGCGGTGCTGTTCTACGGATCGTGCCTGCGCGCGGGCGACCTCGACGGGCTGATGCTCGATTTCTACCTGATCGTCTCGGATTACGGCCGCGCCTTCGACCGACGCTGGCTGGCCACCGCCAACCGCCTGATCCCGCCCAACGTCTTCCCGTTCGAGCATGACGGGCTGGCGGCCAAATATGCGGTGCTGAGCGCGGCCGACTTCGCCCGCCTCGCCTCGCCCGCCACCCGCAACGTCTCGGTATGGGCGCGCTTCGCCCAGCCCTCGCGGCTGGTGTGGCAAGCCGACGAGGCCGCCGCCGATCGCGCCGTGGCGACGGTCGCGTGCGCCGCCCCCACCCTGCTCGCCGCCGCCCGGCCGATGGTCGCCGACCGGATCGATGCGCTCGACCTGTGGCGCGAGGCCTTCGCCCTCACCTACGCCGCCGAACTGCGCGCCGAACGCAGCAACCGCGCCGGCTCCGTCGTCGACGCCGAACCCGACCGCTACCGCACCTTCACCGCCCCCGCGCTGGAGGCGGCGGGGCTGGCGGCGGAGGTGGGCGAAATCGTGACGTTCGCGAAATCCGCCACCCCCGCCGACCGCGCCGCCGGCACCCGCGCCTGGGCCCGCCGCCGCCGCGAGGGCAAGGCGCTCACCCTCCTCCGCCTGGCCAAGGCCAGCGCCACTTTCGCCGGCGGGATCGACTACCTCGCCTGGAAGATCAACCGCCACGCCGGCACCACGATCGCCATCACACCCTGGATGCGCCGCTGGCCGATCGCCGGCGCCGCGACCCTGCTGCCGAAGCTGCTGCGCGGGAAAGCGGTGAAGTAAGGCTTATTCAGGCAGGCGCGCGGTCAGGGTCGAGACGGTGTCCCCGGCGGCCGTCGCGATGGCCGTGACCTTTTCCGCCGCCTCCTCGATCGCGGCGAGGTCGGCGTCGGTCGCGTTGGGGTGGGCTTCGCGCAGGGCGTCGATCTGTTGCGCCGCATCCTGCACCCCGCCGCGCGCCGATTGCAGGCCCGACAGCGCCGTCTGCGCCGCGACCCAGGCGTCGCTGCCGACCGGCTGGCCCTTCGCGCGATCGACCGCCGCCGTCGCCTTGGCCTCTTCCGCCGCGAAGGCGCGCTGGCCGGCGTCGGCCGCCTTCAGCGCGGCTTCGATCTTCGCCACGATCGCCGGATCGGCCGCCGCCGGGGTCGCCTCGGCGACGGGGCCGGCGATCGGGGCGTCGACGTCCGCCGTCTTTTCGATCGGGCGGGGGGCAAGCGAGGGGGCGTTGCCGATGGGGCCGCTGCAGCCGACCAGCAGGAGCGGAAGCGCGACGAGGCCGAGGACGGGGAGGCGGATCATGCCCTTCCCTAGCGCGGCCGTCAGCGTCCCGCCAGCCGGCCGCGCTCGGCCTCGGCCAGCGCGGTCAGCCACTCGACGAAGCGGCGGACGCGCGGGACGGCGCGCGTATCCTGATGCACCACCAGCCAGAAGGCGCGGCGGATCGCGACCTGCGGCAGCACACGCATCAACGCCGGATCGCCGTCCGCGATGAAGCAGGGCAGCACCGCGATCCCCGCCCCGGCCTCCGCCAGCCGATATTGGGCGATGATGCTGGAGGATCGCAACGCCGGCTCCAGCCCGGGCTCGACCTCGTCGAGATAGTCGAGTTCGGGGGCGTACATCAGATCGGGGATATAGCCGATCAGCGGGTGGCGCCGCAGATCGGTGACCGTATCGGCCGGCGGCGCATCCGCGAAATAGGCCCGCGCGGCGTATAGGCCCAGACCATAGTCGATGAGCTTGCGCGTTACCACCGGCCCCCGGCGCGGGCGGGCGAGCATGATCGCCACATCGGTCTCTCGTCGCGACGGACTGAGGAAGCCGCTGGTGGCGACCAGATCGACCCGCACGCCGGGGTTGGCGGCGGTGAAGTCGCCGAGCCGGGGCGCGACGAACCAGCCTCCGAAGCCTTCGGAGGCGGACACGCGCAGCAGGCCCCTGCCCGTCTCGCCATCGCCCTCATCGACCCCGTCGAGCATCCGGGCGACCGCCTCGGCTCGGGCGAACAACGCTTCGCCCGCTTCGGTCAACCGCTGGCCGTCGCGCCGCTGTTCGAGCAAAGTCTGGCCCACCGCCTTTTCCAGCCGGCGCAACCGCCGACCCGCCGTGGTGGGATCGATGCCGAGCTGCGCCGCCGCGCGGCCGATCTGGCGAGCGCGGGCGACGGTTGCGAAAATGCGCAGGTCATCCCAGTCCATTGCCTGCGTTTATGCAGCCCCTATCTGCACGTCCATCCCTTGCCATGCAGGGTTGCAGGCCCGACAAGGCACCGAACCGGTCTCACGACCCAGACAGGATGACGGACATGGCCACCGCTTCGCGCGTGATCGATCATTATATCAGCGGTGGCGCGCCCGCCCCCACCCGCCGCGGAGATGTGTTCGATCCGAACACCGGCCGGGTGCAGGCGAGCGTGGCGCTGGGCGATCAGGCGGTGCTCGATCGGGCGGTGCAGGCGGCGCTCGCCGCACAGCCGGGCTGGGCCGCGACCAACCCGCAGCGCCGCGCCCGTGTGATGTTCCGCTTCAAGGAGCTGATCGAGGCGAACATGGAGGAGCTGGCGCGCCTGCTCTCGTCCGAACATGGCAAGGTGATCGCGGATTCGAAGGGCGACATCCAGCGCGGGCTGGAGGTGATCGAATTCTGCTGCGCCGCGCCGCATCTTACCAAGGGCGAATATACGATCGGCGCCGGCCCCGGCATCGATGTCTATTCGATGCGCGTGCCGCTCGGCATCGGCGCGGGCATCACGCCGTTCAACTTTCCCGGCATGATCCCGATGTGGATGTTCGGCCCGGCGATCGTGACAGGCAACGCCTTCATCCTGAAGCCCAGCGAGCGCGATCCTTCGGTGCCGGTGCGCCTGGCCGAGCTGATGAAGGAAGCGGGGCTGCCCGACGGCATCCTGCAGGTCGTCCATGGCGACAAGGAGATGGTGGACGCGATCCTCGACCATCCCGAGATCAAGGCGGTCAGCTTCGTCGGCTCCTCCGACATCGCCCACTATGTCTATTCGCGCGGCACGCAGGCCGGCAAGCGCGTGCAGGCGATGGGCGGCGCCAAGAATCACGGCATCGTCATGCCCGACGCCGATCTCGACCAGGTAGTGGCGGACCTCTCGGGCGCGGCCTTCGGCTCGGCGGGCGAGCGCTGCATGGCGCTGCCGGTGGTGGTGCCGGTGGGCGACGACACCGCCGAGCGCCTCAAGGCCAAGCTGCTGCCCGCGATCGAGGCGCTGCGCGTCGGCATTTCGACCGACGATCAGGCGCATTACGGCCCGGTCGTCACCGCAGCCCACAAGGCGAAGATCGAAAGCTATATCCAGATGGGCGTCGACGAAGGCGCAGACTTGGTGGTCGACGGGCGCGGTTTCAAATTGCAGGGTTATGAGGACGGCTTCTTCGTCGGCCCAACCCTGTTCGACCGGGTGACGACCGACATGCGGACCTATCAGGAGGAAATCTTCGGCCCCGTGCTCCAGATGGTGCGTGCCAGGGATTTCGAGGAAGCGGTGGCGCTGCCGTCGAAGCACCAATATGGCAATGGCGTCGCGATCTTCACGCGCAACGGCCACGCCGCACGCGAATTCGCCGCGCGGATCAATGTCGGCATGGTCGGCATCAACGTGCCGATCCCGGTGCCGGTCGCCTACCACAGCTTCGGCGGATGGAAGCGCTCGGGCTTTGGCGACCATAATCAGCACGGCATGGAAGGCATCCGCTTCTGGACCAAGACCAAGACCGTGACGCAGCGCTTCCCAGACGGATCGCCGCAGGGCGACAGCAGCTTCGTCATCCCGACGATGGGGTGAGCTATCTCCTCCCCGTGCCGGGGAGGAACAGGCTAAGGCATTGCCATGACCAACCAGTTCGACCTGACCGAGGACCAGCGTGCCATTCAGGAGATGGCGCGAAGGTTCACCGCCGATGCCATCACCCCCCAGGCCGCGGCATGGGACGAGGCGCATCACCTGCCGCGCGACGTGATCGCCGAGGCGGCGGCGCTCGGCTTCGGGGGCATCTATGTCAGCGAGGCAGGCGGCGGGATCGGGCTGGGGCGGCTGGAATCGGCGCTCATCATGGAGGCGATGGCCTATGGCTGCCCCTCCACCTCGGCCTTCATCTCGATCCACAACATGTGCGCGTGGATGATCGACAGCTATGGCTCGGCCGCGGTGAAGGCGAAATATCTCCCCGGCCTCGTCGCCTGCGAGACGCTCGGCAGCTACTGCCTGACCGAGCCGGGATCGGGATCGGACGCGGCCGCGCTCAAGACGCGCGCGGTGCGGGAGGGCGACGAATGGGTGGTGTCGGGATCCAAGGCGTTCATCTCGGGTGGCGGCGAGAATGAGATATATCTCGTCATGGTCCGCACCGGCGGCGAGGGGCCGAAGGGCATTTCCTGCCTGCTGATCGAAAAGGACATGCCCGGCGTCTCCTTCGGCGCGCAGGAGAAGAAGCTCGGCTGGCATTCGCAGCCAACCGCGCAGGTCAATCTGGACGGGGTGCGGGTGCCGGTCGCCAACATGGTGGGCGCCGAGGGGCAGGGCTTTTCGATCGCGATGGCGGGGCTCGATGGCGGGCGGCTCAATATCGGCGCCTCCTCGCTGGGCGGGGCGCAGCGCTGCCTCGACGAGGCGATCGCCTATACCAAAGAGCGCCGCCAGTTCGGACAGGCGATCGCGGATTTCCAGAACACGCAATTCGCCCTCGCCGACATGGAGACGGAGCTTCAGGCGGCGCGGACCCTGCTCTACACCGCGGCCGCCAAGGTGACGGCGGGCGCGCCCGACAAGACGCGCTTCGCGGCGATGGCCAAGCGTTTCGCCACAGACACCGGCTCATCGGTCGCCGATCGGGCGCTGCAGCTGCATGGCGGCTACGGCTATCTGATGGATTATCCGATCGAGCGCATCTGGCGCGACCTCAGGGTCCACCGCATCCTGGAGGGCACCAACGAAGTGATGCGGATGATTACCGCGCGCGATCTACTGAAGGGCTGAAGGGTCTGGCGGGGTGGGCGAACGGAGCCAATGACATGACCGACGACGTCCTCATTTCCATCGATGGCCCCACCGGGCGGCTGTCGCTCAATCGCCCCAAGGCGATCCACGCGCTCAACACCGGCATGTGCCGGGCGATGCTGGCGGCGCTGGTGGACTGGCGGAGCGATCCGGCGGTACGGCTCGTGATGATCGACCATGCCGCGGGGCGCGGTTTCTGCGCGGGCGGGGATATCCGCGCGCTATGGGAAAGCGGCGGCGGCGACGGAGCGATCGCGCGGGACTTCTTCCGCATCGAATATCAGTTGAACCATCTGCTGTTCACCTACGCCAAGCCGGTGATGGCGTTCATGGACGGGATCACGATGGGCGGCGGGGTCGGCATCAGCCAGCCCGCGAAATATCGCATCGCCACCGAACGCACCGTCTATGCCATGCCGGAAACCGGCATCGGCCTGTTTCCCGACGTCGGTGCCGGCTGGTATCTCTCGCGCCTGCCTGGCCGCACGGGGCCATGGTTGGCTGTGACCGGCGCGCGGATCGACGGGGCCGACTGCCTCGCCCTCGGGCTCGCCACGCACTACGTCCCCTCCGGGGCGCTGTCGCAGCTCAAGGCCGATCTGGTCGCCCGCCCCGGCGATATCGAGGGCGTGCTGGCCGCCGCGTCGGCCACCCCGCCCGAGAGCAAGATCGCGGGCTGGCGCGCCGA carries:
- a CDS encoding diacylglycerol/lipid kinase family protein, with product MALVALLSNPRSTGNRSLLPRIRSFCAANADIFHYEVETIEQIGPALKTIARVAPRILVINGGDGTVQATLTELHHGGHFGNSPPLVAVLPNGKTNLIALDLGATGDPIEALERVMEIARGGIEGDHRVERELISLSDGEPGGRPVLGMFLGGAGLADSMLYCRHKIYPLGLPNGLSHVLTAFAVLLSLVLGLRFAFLPPRPSPVKVSLIRQGEIAGRFSLLIVTTLQRMLLGSTTSGGHSRLGALQLMLVDQSPMALLRALFAGFSGSLGRQSMVGVHVERGDEIRIEGERSSVILDGEIFQAKAGRPIVLTHTAPLPFLRLAA
- a CDS encoding LysR family transcriptional regulator, which translates into the protein MDWDDLRIFATVARARQIGRAAAQLGIDPTTAGRRLRRLEKAVGQTLLEQRRDGQRLTEAGEALFARAEAVARMLDGVDEGDGETGRGLLRVSASEGFGGWFVAPRLGDFTAANPGVRVDLVATSGFLSPSRRETDVAIMLARPRRGPVVTRKLIDYGLGLYAARAYFADAPPADTVTDLRRHPLIGYIPDLMYAPELDYLDEVEPGLEPALRSSSIIAQYRLAEAGAGIAVLPCFIADGDPALMRVLPQVAIRRAFWLVVHQDTRAVPRVRRFVEWLTALAEAERGRLAGR
- a CDS encoding DUF2141 domain-containing protein produces the protein MLKLRIAALAAALVSTGSIGAGSSKAAVLGPEAQVCNEAHRPAMLVKVTGLKARTGVIRVQSYGGDPANFFDKGSYLKRIEVRAPASGTIEVCVPVEREGVYAVSVRHDVNGSGKSDMSDGGGMSGNPDLSMWDVMFKRKPDPARVSVRVRDGIAVVPVTLRYLQGGSFKPVKREG
- a CDS encoding acyl-CoA dehydrogenase family protein, translating into MTNQFDLTEDQRAIQEMARRFTADAITPQAAAWDEAHHLPRDVIAEAAALGFGGIYVSEAGGGIGLGRLESALIMEAMAYGCPSTSAFISIHNMCAWMIDSYGSAAVKAKYLPGLVACETLGSYCLTEPGSGSDAAALKTRAVREGDEWVVSGSKAFISGGGENEIYLVMVRTGGEGPKGISCLLIEKDMPGVSFGAQEKKLGWHSQPTAQVNLDGVRVPVANMVGAEGQGFSIAMAGLDGGRLNIGASSLGGAQRCLDEAIAYTKERRQFGQAIADFQNTQFALADMETELQAARTLLYTAAAKVTAGAPDKTRFAAMAKRFATDTGSSVADRALQLHGGYGYLMDYPIERIWRDLRVHRILEGTNEVMRMITARDLLKG
- a CDS encoding CoA-acylating methylmalonate-semialdehyde dehydrogenase produces the protein MATASRVIDHYISGGAPAPTRRGDVFDPNTGRVQASVALGDQAVLDRAVQAALAAQPGWAATNPQRRARVMFRFKELIEANMEELARLLSSEHGKVIADSKGDIQRGLEVIEFCCAAPHLTKGEYTIGAGPGIDVYSMRVPLGIGAGITPFNFPGMIPMWMFGPAIVTGNAFILKPSERDPSVPVRLAELMKEAGLPDGILQVVHGDKEMVDAILDHPEIKAVSFVGSSDIAHYVYSRGTQAGKRVQAMGGAKNHGIVMPDADLDQVVADLSGAAFGSAGERCMALPVVVPVGDDTAERLKAKLLPAIEALRVGISTDDQAHYGPVVTAAHKAKIESYIQMGVDEGADLVVDGRGFKLQGYEDGFFVGPTLFDRVTTDMRTYQEEIFGPVLQMVRARDFEEAVALPSKHQYGNGVAIFTRNGHAAREFAARINVGMVGINVPIPVPVAYHSFGGWKRSGFGDHNQHGMEGIRFWTKTKTVTQRFPDGSPQGDSSFVIPTMG
- the lptG gene encoding LPS export ABC transporter permease LptG — translated: MNLKFFASRTISLYMSRLFVVRSLSVLAGLVLILMTLDLLGESGDVLAYPGNGDAQLWYYVSLRAPQLVARFLPFAVLLGTLITLATLNQNSEVIAMKAAGVSAHQILAPLVLASVVIAALSFGFNDRIVTRATATLTAWQQVKYGPVPPSRDAAVDVWVRINDDLIHVDQAIGRGAATKLQGITYYDRNGPSLTKIVHSDSAVQVPGGWQLRGANEFDVTQGVMRRLPDMIVGKDITADRFTLSSVDGDSRSFGALATAIADLKAAGRPTASLETVLWHKISGPMSSILMPLLAGVAGFGLARSGKLFIRAVIGMGLGFAYFVADNFGLAMGNLGAYPPILAAWAPFVLFLLIGETVLIRTEE
- a CDS encoding enoyl-CoA hydratase/isomerase family protein yields the protein MTDDVLISIDGPTGRLSLNRPKAIHALNTGMCRAMLAALVDWRSDPAVRLVMIDHAAGRGFCAGGDIRALWESGGGDGAIARDFFRIEYQLNHLLFTYAKPVMAFMDGITMGGGVGISQPAKYRIATERTVYAMPETGIGLFPDVGAGWYLSRLPGRTGPWLAVTGARIDGADCLALGLATHYVPSGALSQLKADLVARPGDIEGVLAAASATPPESKIAGWRADIDRLFASDRYEDILAALEADGGEWAAAQRATLATKSPQACKVSLRELAESLRLTDFADEMRMEYGIGTKVVQRHDFLEGVRALIVDKDNQPRWEPATPEAVTDHLIDTIFAPLDPAEAWEPYRG
- a CDS encoding lipopolysaccharide biosynthesis protein; protein product: MSDAPVASPIDESHAARRKAAKGVGSVAAARLGAVIEVIAQPAYTWLFGLPTYGLYMVLWSLVNLAENIFDLGQTSALQRVLPQAETSQQRAAAVRGALLLGVGPNILVAGIVSLAAPLIAPILNVAAADLPRLVTAIRLFAWALPLWATIEVATSALRAAHAFGPEIRLRILWEQVARLIMAGIFAGLGLTTLGLLSAHLCSLAITAALSLRLLNRYVPLAEVLGTRCDKAMMANLFWSGTSVLPANILARMFTDLPTVLANFLAPGAAGAAASGLYAIARKVASIVQIVRQTFNYVLAPVASAAARGERGTIESLYGFAVRVSLAVAAPTAAALIAIGPALLATFAHGSEAAWPILAILTAARAAEAALGPAGAIQQVIAGRFQQVTNTALGVATAALALFIAAPTLGVIGIAVAVAVGQVTVAAFAVAQLVRHEKLHGFQPPFLRTLIVTLAVCAVFPLLWLALRSLPLWLEGLILFAAWPPLLWVAARFGLAPSDKLAFGKAARTLRL
- the lptF gene encoding LPS export ABC transporter permease LptF, whose amino-acid sequence is MLKTALIDRYLARLITVPLIATLVIATMLFLLDKMLRLFDFVASEGGPVSVVWRMLANMIPEYMSLGIPIGLMLGILLAFRRLATSSELDVLLACGFSYRRLLRTPYVFAIALAGLNLAIVGFVQPYARYAYEGLRYELRSGALGASIKVGEFTKLGRRMTLRVEESRESGRKLTGIFVRAESEDGKTLAVTAAGGQFMATDDPNTIILRLTNGVLVHNAPGFVTPRVLNFQSHDLPIDLPRMESFRQRGGRDGELTIPELAVLGHKAPEQKLRNESRAEFHFRMVEVAMMLLLPLLAVALAVPPKRSTSALGVFLSIVMIVAYHKVNEYASALGALGKVEPIIALWVPFFLFSGLVWWMYRTLTQVPGGQPIGALERQFDKLGKMVGRWLKRRNRKAAAVPA